In Methanobrevibacter sp., the genomic window CAAACCCCGATGAACCAGCGGTTTAACAATTAATTAAAATCAATACTATTTTTAATTTATTGATTTGTTATTACTTGTTATGTATTAATTTAATTAACATACTATTTAAATCAAATCAGAGAGCGTTTGAAAAGTTTTTTTCTTATTTCATTTGCACAATTCATCCATAACCTTAAGAGGTTATGGTATTCTTGTGTTTGTTAGATAAGTGATTCCAAATTTCCTCATATTTTGGGCAAAATCAATGTCGGAGGAATCTTCAAACTCTTTAATTATCTAATCAAATTCCATTTCAATCATTCAAAATAGCTTCACGGACTTTATCGACTGCAATTTCCTTTTTTGCAGGATATGCTGCGATTTTTACTTTAAGGTGAATTGAATCGCCGGAATCAAGGATTGTCCATTTCTCATCAAAAGCGTCGGCCTTATCAAATCTTAAAAACCAGTTTCCTTTTTCATCCATTTTACGCTCTAAATCAGCGTTTAATTTATCTAAATCTGTCCACTCTAAAAGTGTATTAAAAAAAGTCTTTGTGTATCTCTTTTTGGATACGGCACCTGATAAAATTATTATTTTATCTTCAAGTAATCCTTCAGCCTCTTCCGCTTCGATTTCGGCTTCAGGAAGAATATTCAAAATAGCTTGTGATATTTCGTCAACGCTTTCATTTTCATAAACGAAAGCCCTAAATTTGATATTATGAATCATCTTAATCAAAAAAGGATTGAAGAAAAATTAGATTTTTCTTCTTCTGGCTTGTTCAGAGCCTTTTCCTTTAGATT contains:
- a CDS encoding RNA-binding protein → MIHNIKFRAFVYENESVDEISQAILNILPEAEIEAEEAEGLLEDKIIILSGAVSKKRYTKTFFNTLLEWTDLDKLNADLERKMDEKGNWFLRFDKADAFDEKWTILDSGDSIHLKVKIAAYPAKKEIAVDKVREAILND